The Deltaproteobacteria bacterium genome window below encodes:
- a CDS encoding ethanolamine ammonia-lyase reactivating factor EutA: VGGRLMATDGHGTITVLEPGGKALASHVGLDWNVGDRASPADVEQLADHMADVVLTLAKGDGAGPELEGLWVTPPLNGSGECDAVVFSGGVGEYVYGQEDESHGDLGAPLGKALRRRIDEGALPGSLVSARECIRATVMGAAQHTVQVSGNTIYRSDDSLLPRKNLQVLRPPVDLDGDIDPAAMAQAIRSHFSAFDLVEGEAEVALVFLWQGPPAAFRIAGFCRGLLEGLAQTVARERPIYLVFDHDLAGLVGTILKQDFGLRGDVLALDGVTLRDFDFIDLGRVLEPSGTVPVTIKSLVFRF; encoded by the coding sequence ACGTGGGCGGACGGCTGATGGCCACCGACGGCCACGGCACCATCACCGTGCTGGAGCCCGGCGGCAAAGCCTTGGCGAGCCACGTGGGCTTGGACTGGAACGTGGGGGACCGGGCCAGTCCCGCCGACGTGGAGCAACTGGCGGACCACATGGCGGACGTGGTGCTGACCCTCGCCAAGGGTGACGGCGCCGGGCCGGAGCTCGAGGGGCTGTGGGTGACTCCACCCCTGAACGGGTCCGGTGAGTGCGACGCCGTGGTCTTCTCCGGCGGCGTCGGCGAGTACGTGTACGGCCAGGAGGACGAGTCCCACGGCGACCTCGGGGCGCCCCTGGGCAAGGCGCTGCGCCGCCGCATCGACGAAGGCGCGCTGCCCGGCAGCCTGGTGAGTGCGCGCGAGTGCATCCGCGCCACGGTCATGGGCGCCGCGCAACATACCGTGCAGGTGTCCGGCAACACCATCTACCGCTCCGACGACTCGTTGCTGCCGCGCAAGAACCTGCAGGTTCTGCGGCCTCCGGTGGATCTCGACGGCGATATCGATCCGGCCGCCATGGCCCAGGCCATCCGGAGCCACTTCAGCGCCTTCGACCTCGTGGAGGGCGAAGCCGAGGTGGCCCTGGTGTTCCTGTGGCAGGGACCGCCCGCGGCGTTTCGCATCGCCGGGTTCTGCCGGGGCTTGCTGGAAGGGTTGGCGCAAACGGTGGCGCGGGAACGCCCCATCTACCTGGTGTTCGATCACGATCTCGCCGGCCTCGTCGGCACCATTCTCAAGCAGGACTTCGGACTCAGGGGCGACGTGCTGGCCCTGGACGGCGTCACCCTCCGCGACTTCGACTTCATCGACCTGGGCAGGGTGCTCGAACCCTCGGGCACCGTGCCGGTCACCATCAAGTCGCTGGTGTTCCGGTTCTAA
- a CDS encoding enoyl-CoA hydratase-related protein, with protein sequence MAGIHLEKTGGVASVVIDRPPLNVLNLALLRELRQALDEVDRDDGVELIEISGAGERAFSAGVDVKDHTRSQVPEMLDLVHGVIRKLMSLRQPTIAVVDGVCLGGGCELASSCDLVLASEESLFATPEITVGCFPPVALARFSSQIGYHRAAEMILTGRRLTAREAESIGLVNRVVPRDRLGQSLEELRNELLDKSRAVLRITLKGLREIGLKELSAALARSEEIYLKELLETEDVEEGVQAFAEKRKPEWLHR encoded by the coding sequence ATGGCAGGAATTCATCTGGAAAAGACGGGTGGGGTGGCGTCCGTGGTCATCGACCGGCCGCCCCTAAACGTGCTCAATCTGGCGCTCCTGCGGGAACTGCGGCAGGCGCTCGATGAAGTCGACCGGGACGATGGCGTGGAACTCATCGAGATCAGCGGCGCAGGCGAACGCGCCTTCTCCGCGGGCGTGGACGTGAAGGACCACACACGGAGCCAGGTTCCCGAGATGCTCGACCTCGTGCACGGCGTCATCCGGAAACTGATGAGCCTCCGCCAGCCCACCATCGCAGTCGTCGACGGCGTCTGCCTGGGCGGAGGCTGCGAGTTGGCCTCGTCCTGCGACCTCGTCCTTGCCTCCGAGGAGAGCCTGTTCGCCACGCCCGAGATCACCGTGGGCTGCTTTCCGCCGGTGGCGCTGGCGCGGTTCTCCTCGCAGATCGGCTACCACCGGGCCGCCGAGATGATACTCACCGGCCGCCGCCTGACGGCCCGGGAAGCCGAGTCCATCGGGCTCGTGAACCGTGTCGTGCCCCGGGACCGGCTCGGCCAGTCGCTGGAGGAGCTTCGCAACGAGTTGCTGGACAAGAGCCGCGCGGTCCTGCGCATCACCCTCAAGGGCCTGCGAGAGATCGGCCTCAAGGAACTCTCCGCCGCCCTCGCCCGCTCCGAGGAAATCTACCTCAAGGAGTTGCTGGAAACCGAGGACGTCGAAGAAGGCGTCCAGGCGTTCGCGGAGAAACGCAAGCCGGAGTGGCTGCACCGGTAG
- a CDS encoding alpha-ketoacid dehydrogenase subunit beta, which produces MPELSYLEAIRSGLLAEMRDDPSVYVFGEDVALGGPFGVTQGVAEELGAHRVVNTPISEGTVMGVAIGAALSGLRPVVEIMFVDFITLAMDQLVNHAAKLHYMSGGQLKVPLTVRVQCGVQGNMGAHHSQSLESWFLHVPGLKVVMPSNPADAESLMRDAIRDDNPVLFVEHRGLYFTRAEVPEGGNGLAMDRAAVRREGNDVTVAAVSKMVGPALEAAEALDGEGVSVEVVDLRSLVPLDIDTLVESVRKTSRLIVVHEAVEQGGVGAEVAAQVQEQALYYLDSPILRVAAPNAPVPCAPPLENFFVPDKERIVEAVHRTLASRPA; this is translated from the coding sequence ATGCCGGAACTGAGCTATCTGGAAGCCATCCGTTCGGGACTTCTGGCGGAGATGCGGGACGACCCCTCGGTGTACGTCTTCGGCGAGGACGTGGCGCTGGGAGGACCCTTCGGGGTCACCCAGGGTGTTGCCGAGGAGCTGGGCGCGCATCGGGTGGTGAACACGCCCATCAGCGAGGGCACGGTCATGGGCGTGGCCATCGGCGCGGCGCTGTCGGGCCTGCGTCCGGTGGTGGAGATCATGTTCGTCGACTTCATCACCCTGGCCATGGACCAGCTCGTGAACCATGCCGCCAAGCTCCACTACATGTCCGGCGGGCAACTCAAGGTGCCGCTGACGGTGCGCGTGCAGTGCGGCGTCCAGGGCAACATGGGCGCGCACCACTCCCAGAGCCTGGAGTCGTGGTTCCTGCACGTCCCCGGCCTCAAGGTGGTGATGCCGTCGAATCCGGCCGACGCCGAGAGCCTCATGCGCGACGCCATCCGCGACGACAACCCGGTGCTGTTCGTCGAGCACCGGGGTCTCTACTTCACCCGGGCCGAAGTGCCGGAAGGCGGAAACGGCCTCGCCATGGACCGGGCGGCGGTGCGCCGGGAAGGCAACGACGTGACCGTGGCCGCGGTCTCCAAGATGGTCGGGCCCGCGCTGGAGGCAGCCGAAGCCCTGGACGGCGAGGGTGTCTCCGTGGAGGTCGTTGATCTTCGCAGCCTTGTGCCGCTGGACATCGATACCTTGGTGGAGTCGGTCAGGAAGACCTCGCGGCTCATCGTGGTGCACGAGGCGGTGGAACAGGGTGGGGTGGGCGCCGAGGTGGCCGCCCAGGTGCAGGAGCAAGCCCTCTACTACCTCGACAGCCCGATTCTCCGGGTCGCCGCCCCCAACGCCCCGGTCCCGTGCGCGCCGCCGCTGGAGAACTTCTTCGTCCCGGACAAGGAACGGATCGTGGAAGCCGTGCATCGGACCCTGGCCAGCCGACCTGCCTGA
- a CDS encoding thiamine pyrophosphate-dependent dehydrogenase E1 component subunit alpha, with translation MKATKQGRTRPAPRRDDNKELLSLLRRMWVIRAFEEKVSALYAAREIVGLLHLGIGQEAVAVGVCGLLDVDDVVYGGHRSHGHAIAKGADLNRLMAELAGRVTGYCRGKGGSMHVVAAETGFVTASGVVGGTVPLALGAAFAAREKGAGRVAVVFFGDGAGQTGPFHESLNIASLWQLPVIFVCENNGYAEFTPLSAHTKVERLARHASTYGIPGATVDGNDILAVREAMGRAVDNARAGKGPTFVECLTYRLRGHYEGDPGKYRELSQLADWKKKDPIARFTRVLKRRRAASDKDFAKAESDARALVEAAAEFALSSPWPEPEETATQVCA, from the coding sequence ATGAAGGCAACGAAGCAGGGGAGAACCAGGCCGGCACCCCGCCGGGACGACAACAAGGAGCTGCTGTCGCTGCTCCGTCGCATGTGGGTGATCCGCGCTTTCGAGGAGAAGGTGTCGGCGCTCTATGCGGCGCGGGAGATAGTCGGGCTGCTGCATCTCGGCATCGGGCAGGAGGCGGTGGCCGTGGGCGTGTGCGGCCTGCTCGACGTTGACGACGTGGTTTACGGCGGGCACCGCTCCCACGGGCACGCCATCGCCAAGGGCGCGGACCTGAACCGGCTCATGGCGGAGCTGGCCGGGCGCGTCACCGGCTATTGCCGCGGCAAGGGCGGGTCCATGCACGTGGTGGCCGCGGAGACAGGGTTCGTCACTGCCAGCGGGGTGGTGGGCGGCACCGTGCCGCTGGCGCTGGGCGCGGCCTTCGCCGCCCGGGAGAAGGGGGCCGGGCGGGTGGCCGTGGTATTCTTCGGCGACGGCGCGGGACAAACCGGCCCCTTCCACGAGTCTCTGAACATCGCCAGTCTGTGGCAGCTCCCGGTGATCTTCGTGTGCGAGAACAACGGCTACGCCGAGTTCACGCCGCTCTCGGCTCACACCAAGGTGGAGCGGCTGGCGCGGCACGCGAGCACCTACGGTATCCCGGGCGCCACCGTGGACGGCAACGACATCCTGGCGGTGCGCGAGGCCATGGGCCGGGCCGTGGACAACGCCCGCGCAGGCAAGGGTCCGACGTTCGTCGAATGCCTGACCTATCGCCTCCGCGGCCACTACGAAGGCGACCCGGGGAAATACCGGGAACTGTCGCAGTTGGCGGACTGGAAGAAGAAGGACCCCATCGCGCGCTTCACACGTGTGCTGAAGCGGCGCCGAGCGGCGTCCGACAAGGACTTCGCCAAGGCGGAGAGCGACGCGCGCGCGTTGGTGGAAGCGGCCGCGGAGTTCGCGCTGTCGTCTCCCTGGCCCGAGCCCGAAGAGACCGCGACGCAAGTGTGCGCGTGA
- the menE gene encoding o-succinylbenzoate--CoA ligase: MTEIRCPLEQAAERHAGRPAVVSGARVVSYAEFHQRVAGVTAGLRRAGCNPGDHIAILAPNSPDYLVWLLAVLRLGAVCCPMNTRLPHRTVADLLRRVDCRWIVVGEREGFSDLTGDVRILEDRELTDAGGPPGGDGQGCTMPLDRPATIVFTSGSTGTPKAVLHCYGNHYYNALGSNTNLPLAPGDRWLLDLPLYHVGGLGILFRSLLAGSTVVMPDQGEPLDAVLGRYEVTHLSVVVTQLHRLLQQPESVRYPALRYIILGGSPVPLKLLERAAARGLPVFASYGCTEMASQVATTGPGSTTAQRLTSGKLLPHRRLRIGEEGEIQLAGETLFMGYVEGGRLRRPLTDDGWFATGDLGRVDEDGYLTVIGRRDNRFFSGGETIHPEEIERVLTDHDGVQQAVVVPIPDEEFGQRCVAFVQPRETCPDGPALAEWLGRTLPRYKVPDAFYRWPATEANAFKVDRARFRRLAVDGTRVPLGS; encoded by the coding sequence ATGACTGAGATTCGCTGCCCCCTCGAACAAGCGGCCGAGCGCCACGCTGGCCGGCCCGCGGTGGTCAGCGGCGCGCGGGTCGTCTCCTACGCCGAGTTTCACCAGCGCGTGGCTGGGGTGACAGCGGGGCTCAGGCGGGCGGGATGCAACCCCGGCGACCACATCGCCATTCTCGCCCCCAACAGCCCGGACTACCTCGTGTGGCTGCTGGCGGTCCTGCGCCTGGGGGCGGTGTGCTGTCCCATGAACACGCGGCTACCGCACCGTACGGTGGCGGACCTTCTGCGCCGCGTGGACTGTCGCTGGATTGTGGTGGGGGAGCGGGAGGGGTTCAGCGACTTAACCGGCGACGTGCGTATTCTGGAAGACCGCGAGTTGACGGATGCCGGAGGACCTCCGGGCGGAGACGGCCAGGGTTGCACCATGCCCCTCGACCGTCCGGCGACCATCGTTTTCACCTCCGGCAGCACCGGCACGCCCAAGGCGGTGCTCCACTGCTACGGCAACCACTACTACAACGCCCTCGGCTCCAACACGAACCTGCCGCTGGCCCCCGGCGACCGCTGGCTGCTGGACCTGCCGCTGTACCATGTGGGCGGGCTCGGCATCCTGTTCCGGTCCCTGCTGGCGGGCTCCACGGTGGTGATGCCCGACCAGGGGGAGCCCCTCGACGCGGTGCTGGGCCGGTACGAGGTCACCCACCTGTCGGTGGTGGTGACGCAACTGCACCGGCTGTTGCAGCAGCCGGAGTCCGTGCGCTACCCTGCGCTCCGTTACATCATCCTGGGCGGCAGCCCGGTGCCGCTGAAGCTGCTGGAGCGCGCCGCCGCACGCGGCCTGCCGGTGTTCGCCAGTTACGGCTGCACCGAGATGGCCTCGCAGGTGGCCACCACCGGACCGGGCTCCACCACCGCCCAGCGGTTGACGTCGGGGAAGCTGCTGCCGCACCGCAGGCTGCGCATCGGGGAAGAGGGAGAGATCCAGTTGGCCGGAGAGACCCTGTTCATGGGCTATGTCGAGGGCGGCAGGCTGCGCCGGCCCTTGACAGACGACGGCTGGTTCGCCACCGGCGACCTCGGGAGGGTGGACGAGGACGGGTACCTGACGGTTATCGGGAGGCGCGACAACCGGTTCTTCTCGGGCGGCGAGACCATCCATCCCGAGGAGATCGAACGCGTTCTGACCGATCACGACGGCGTCCAGCAGGCGGTGGTGGTGCCCATCCCGGACGAGGAGTTCGGCCAGCGCTGCGTGGCGTTCGTGCAGCCGCGCGAGACGTGTCCCGACGGCCCGGCGCTGGCGGAGTGGCTCGGGCGGACCCTGCCGCGTTACAAGGTACCGGACGCGTTCTACCGGTGGCCCGCCACCGAAGCCAATGCGTTCAAGGTCGACCGGGCGCGGTTTCGCCGCCTGGCGGTGGACGGGACGAGAGTTCCGTTGGGGAGTTGA
- the menC gene encoding o-succinylbenzoate synthase → MTISSCRIFRYRLPLVGPLPLAGGVIHEREGLLVRLESDSGAWGWGDAAPLPGFSREGIDEAAAEALAWAGSLRGGHFEPRDDGLESWAEWESAAVSPSVRFGLETALCSLARRMEDGAAAELAGFEGCVPVNGLLAGSREQVLADARRLRDGGCRAVKLKVGSRAVAEDVELTRAVRDTLGEGVGLRLDANRSWSLDQAVAFGREMGGTGVEYLEEPLREPAHLRELFDATSIPVALDESLLELRPEDLEGRREVGAVVLKPTLLGGLARAREWAARALALDIRPVVSSCFESGVGMLALAEFTWASTADSVPAGLDTYRWLGADVVEPRIPVRSGAIEWSAAAARTHRIDASRLTEIRHD, encoded by the coding sequence GTGACCATCTCAAGCTGCCGCATCTTCCGCTATCGCCTGCCGCTGGTTGGGCCGTTGCCGCTGGCGGGCGGGGTGATTCACGAGCGTGAGGGGCTGCTGGTGCGCCTGGAATCGGATTCGGGCGCATGGGGTTGGGGTGATGCGGCGCCCTTGCCGGGGTTCAGCCGCGAGGGCATCGACGAAGCCGCGGCAGAGGCATTGGCTTGGGCGGGGAGCCTGCGGGGTGGGCATTTCGAGCCACGGGACGACGGTCTTGAATCGTGGGCCGAATGGGAATCAGCGGCGGTCTCGCCGTCGGTTCGGTTCGGGCTGGAGACCGCGCTGTGCAGCCTGGCAAGACGGATGGAGGACGGGGCGGCGGCCGAGTTGGCGGGCTTCGAAGGTTGCGTTCCCGTCAACGGGTTGCTGGCGGGTTCCCGGGAGCAGGTGCTCGCGGATGCGCGGCGCCTCCGCGACGGGGGTTGCCGGGCGGTGAAGCTCAAGGTCGGCAGCCGGGCGGTGGCGGAAGACGTGGAGCTGACTCGGGCCGTCCGTGACACCCTCGGTGAGGGCGTGGGTCTCCGGCTGGACGCCAACCGGAGCTGGAGCCTCGATCAGGCGGTGGCGTTCGGGCGCGAGATGGGCGGCACCGGCGTCGAGTACCTGGAGGAACCCTTGCGCGAGCCGGCGCACCTGCGAGAGCTGTTCGATGCCACCAGCATTCCGGTGGCCTTGGACGAAAGCCTGCTGGAGTTGCGGCCGGAAGACCTCGAAGGGCGCCGCGAAGTGGGCGCGGTGGTGCTCAAGCCGACGCTGCTGGGCGGGCTCGCACGGGCGCGGGAATGGGCGGCCAGGGCTTTGGCGCTGGACATCCGTCCAGTGGTGAGCAGTTGCTTCGAGAGCGGCGTGGGAATGCTGGCGCTGGCGGAGTTCACCTGGGCGTCTACCGCGGACTCGGTGCCCGCGGGCCTCGACACCTATCGTTGGCTCGGCGCGGACGTCGTCGAGCCGCGCATACCGGTTCGCTCCGGCGCCATCGAGTGGAGCGCCGCCGCGGCCCGAACGCATCGCATCGACGCGTCGCGGTTGACCGAGATACGGCATGACTGA